The proteins below come from a single Drosophila busckii strain San Diego stock center, stock number 13000-0081.31 chromosome X, ASM1175060v1, whole genome shotgun sequence genomic window:
- the LOC108606504 gene encoding protein MMS22-like produces the protein MDYDLFQSDDDEDILTAFIQATQHPKLTPLLEPQLNAEEDADALGILPEFNCSGRDTLKQQTEFPTHGFVSNGYAQHPSLLPRSRLDILAFDFDVEQLRVSLVVNYLLGEACKNIQKLCAAVAGQKLLQQTLHGTGTGWYTARQQVTHVYHMLLHDVQLSEQWPQLSSAVGKLRQLLNSCLSSDLWRLLYYAEHSKGNECQAAAYQLFHGALEWRLLDLCLQRKHADNTTADCESQLGYQSQLERCLDELVLCASYLYQSKHSAELLYSSAFSCRCNKELWLILYHQAGADSNFWTLFHSTLQRHKTSAWNNNAAGYHEFYAWLTLNVARLASYNQTGVLQSKLQPLSAENFQTAPQLKQFLSCQPPPSEQQLRVYLCLLAPLQLHWSQPDTDVLCQLWEQLHRALNSSFSAAASQMEQLPMICASGAAYLERYQMLLGKPQLDDLNLSSFTIFALLLGKTLQLLPTLGRGNQSLKLLGRIFSKFSAAKLLALNEAGIHHLIELFLCLLLSHTEFNELASKLREMLLSLMLEKLTPARRLLTAKAHMALLLLHAQRRQPLDDYLNKLLAQLQALRQDAEVSACFVNVLEPIFEQADDFTRGEHLLLGPWLSSYLEHAPQVAQERVWQALHTLCQRLQKTNGADTGVMWQALQQHMLPQLRLQFVSSFSSWLPQLAADFVVLSKDKTLISLLLLDVQPVNTAASAQLLLQVLEQQQTSTSSNNNNCSAELIIHVWLKSLVLLPAQHASLLALTPHVLQLSELQQLQLDATELSTREPLCAFFGALGKRAQEPSLVGSARMQLSHKLHAYVAHFEQWLQPEQRAELQTRFYNFLAIVIYNCASLAYVRSKPSCFFHLAMSRFLLTTQLQAGMPPEPRQPQLLHKIFPVLLQGIARLPYQTDGYLSRTLEQLLLHWTPHFGFSSNFKLVARPFATLLQADAESPLVKHVLQLLAQQFLSVQRNQPGDHIFLMTALLQQLFVNLDDPQLQLAEQQLLTLLRAVHVPVLEHIMFVGELEASRVHLLKLHGVVLQLRVFKRCQAAQQLCAQDLRQLAQKHLAHCTYFYFQLLNKLAEQSSQLIKPLYAFIEQEALGVERKRGAGQDLGIRKSLKSLQQTLK, from the exons atggACTATGATCTATTTCAGTCGGATGACGATGAAGACATTTTAACTGCCTTTATTCAAGCCACACAACATCCCAAGTTGACGCCACTATTGGAGCCGCAGCTGAACGCTGAAGAGGATGCAGACGCACTGGGCATACTTCCCGAGTTCAATTGCAGCGGACGCGATACGcttaaacagcaaacagaatTTCCAACCCACGGCTTCGTTAGCAATGGCTATGCGCAGCATCCGTCACTGCTGCCGCGCAGTCGCCTCGACATTTTGGCCTTTGACTTTGACGTCGAGCAACTGAGAGTGAGCCTGGTAGTTAACTATCTATTAGGCGAGGCCTG CAAAAACATTCAGAAACTGTGTGCGGCAGTGGCGGGTCAGAAACTATTGCAGCAAACGTTGCATGGCACTGGAACAGGCTGGTACACGGCACGGCAGCAGGTGACGCACGTGTATCATATGCTGCTGCATGATGTGCAGCTTAGCGAGCAGTGGCCGCAGCTTTCGTCTGCTGTGGGGAAGCTGCGTCAACTACTTAACAGTTGTTTGAGTTCAGATCTCTGGCGTCTTTTATACTACGCGGAGCATAGCAAAGGCAATGAGTGCCAGGCAGCCGCCTATCAGTTATTTCATGGTGCCCTTGAATGGCGTCTGCTAGACTTGTGCCTGCAGCGCAAGCATGCCGACAATACAACAGCTGACTGCGAATCGCAGTTAGGCTATCAAAGCCAACTAGAGCGCTGCCTGGATGAGCTGGTACTCTGTGCTAGCTACTTATATCAAAGTAAACATAGCGCTGAGCTGCTCTATAGCTCCGCCTTTAGCTGTCGCTGCAATAAGGAGCTTTGGCTCATACTCTATCATCAGGCGGGCGCCGACAGCAACTTCTGGACGCTCTTCCATAGTACTTTGCAGCGTCACAAGACAT CGGCTTGGAACAACAATGCCGCCGGCTATCATGAGTTCTATGCATGGCTAACCCTCAACGTAGCACGTCTGGCCAGCTATAATCAGACAGGAGtgctgcaaagcaaactgcAGCCACTGTCAGCGGAAAACTTTCAAACTGCCCCACAGCTGAAACAATTTCTGTCCTGCCAGCCGCCGCCcagtgagcagcagctacgcGTTTACTTGTGCCTGCTGGCGCCGTTGCAGCTACATTGGAGCCAACCGGATACAGATGTGCTTTGCCAGCTCTGGGAGCAACTGCATCGTGCGCTTAATTCGAGTTTTAGCGCAGCAGCATCACAAATGGAACAACTGCCAATGATTTGTGCAAGCGGTGCTGCCTATTTGGAGCGCTATCAAATGCTGCTCGGCAAGCCGCAACTGGATGATTTGAATCTAAGCAGCTTTACaatatttgcgctgctgctgggcaaaacgctgcagctgctgccaacgtTGGGACGCGGCAATCAAAGCTTGAAGCTGCTGGGACGTATTTTCAGCAAATTCAGCGCCGCCAAGCTGCTGGCTCTCAATGAAGCGGGCATACATCATCTGATCGAACTATTCCTatgcctgctgctgtctcaTACAGAGTTCAACGAGTTGGCCAGTAAGCTGCGTGAAATGCTGCTGAGCTTAATGCTGGAGAAGCTGACGCCGGCGCGACGTTTGCTCACAGCCAAGGCACACatggcgctgctgctcctgcatGCTCAACGACGTCAACCGCTGGATGATTATCTGAACAAGCTGCTAGCACAACTGCAAGCATTGCGTCAAGATGCGGAGGTATCTGCCTGCTTCGTCAACGTTTTGGAGCCCATTTTTGAGCAGGCGGATGATTTTACGCGCGGCGAGCATCTGCTCCTGGGGCCCTGGCTCAGCTCGTATCTGGAACATGCACCGCAGGTGGCACAGGAGCGTGTCTGGCAGGCGTTGCATACGCTTTGCCAGCGCTTGCAGAAAACTAATGGCGCTGATACTGGCGTAATGTggcaagcgctgcagcagcatatgcTACCACAACTGCGGCTACAATTTGTCAGCAGCTTTAGCAGCTGGCTACCGCAGCTAGCAGCAGACTTTGTGGTGCTGTCCAAGGATAAAACGCTGAtatctttgctgctgttggatgTACAACCCGTCAATACAGCTGCCAGTGCGCAGCTGCTATTGCAAGtgctggagcagcaacaaacaagcaccagcagcaataacaacaactgcagcgcTGAGCTGATAATACACGTTTGGCTGAAGTCCttggtgctgctgccggcgcAGCATGCAAGCCTACTTGCTTTGACGCCGCATGTGCTGCAGCTGTCCgaattgcagcaactgcaactcgaTGCCACAGAGCTATCGACGCGCGAGCCGCTCTGCGCTTTCTTTGGTGCCTTGGGGAAGCGTGCACAAGAGCCTAGCCTCGTGGGATCAGCACGCATGCAGCTTAGCCACAAGTTGCACGCATATGTGGCACACTTTGAGCAATGGTTGCAGCCGGAACAGCGTGCGGAGCTGCAAACACGcttctataattttttagcCATTGTTATATACAATTGCGCCTCGTTGGCCTATGTCCGCTCCAAGCCGAGTTGCTTCTTCCATTTGGCCATGTCGCGTTTCTTGTTAACCACACAGCTGCAGGCGGGCATGCCACCAGAGCCGCGCCAGCCGCAGCTGTTGCATAAGATATTTCCCGTGCTGTTGCAAGGCATTGCTCGCTTGCCATATCAAACCGATGGCTACTTGAGTCGTACGCTggaacagttgctgctgcattggacGCCCCACTTTGGCTTCAGCTCCAATTTCAAGCTTGTGGCGCGTCCATTTGCCACGCTGCTGCAGGCTGATGCCGAGTCACCTTTAGTCAAACATGTGCTTCAGTTGCTGGCGCAACAGTTTCTTAGCGTGCAGCGCAATCAGCCCGGCGATCATATTTTTCTTATgacggcgctgctgcagcagctctttGTCAATCTGGATGATCCTCAGCTGCAACTAGCggagcaacagctgctaacATTACTCCGGGCCGTGCATGTGCCAGTGCTGGAGCATATTATGTTTGTGGGTGAGCTAGAGGCCAGTCGCGTGCACCTGTTGAAACTGCATGGCGTTGTGCTCCAGTTGCGCGTCTTCAAACGTTGCCAGGCTGCGCAGCAGCTTTGCGCGCAGGATTTGCGTCAGCTGGCCCAGAAACATTTGGCACATTGTACctacttttattttcagttgctTAACAAGCTGGCCGAGCAGTCGTCGCAGCTGATAAAGCCGCTTTATGCATTTATAGAGCAGGAGGCGTTAGGCGTGGAGCGCAAACGCGGCGCTGGCCAGGATCTGGGTATACGCAAATCCTTGAAATCCTTGCAGCAGACGCTTAAATAA